The genomic region AGCAGCGACGGGTCGATGGAGACGGCCTTCAGCTCTCCCCTGGCGGTGAGCTGGACCCGCACCATGCCGCCGCCCGCCTGGCCCTCGACGGTGATGCGGCCGAGCTCCTCCTGCAGTTCGGCCATGCGCGCCTGGGCGTTCTGCGCCGCCTTGAGCAGCTGGGAGATGTTCTTCATGATGGCTTCCGCTCTTTCCTGTCAGGGTCTTCGGGGCTGCCGCCGGCCGCGCGCACCGAGACGAGGCGGGCGTCGGGGAAGGCCGCGAACAGCGCCTTCACCACGGGGTGCGCCATCGCCCGCTCCCGCAGGGCCCGCTGGGCGGCCTCCTCCTCCTCGCGCAGGCTGGGGGCGCCGTCCTCCTCGGAAGAGAGCACCACCTGCCAGGCCCGCCCCGTCCATTCGCCGAGCAGCCGCCGGATCTCGCGCAGATCATCGGCGCCGATCTCGCTCAGCCGGCCGGCGACGATGAGCCCGGGGCGCAGCCGCACCGGACGCAACCGGTCCTTGATGAGCGTCGCAAGCCGCCCGCGGCCGTGGGCGTGGAACAGGGCCACGAGCTCGGCCAGCGTGCCGGGCATCGGATCGGCCGCCGCGGCCGCGTCGGCCGCCGTCGCCGGGTCGGGATCGGGCGCGGGCTTGCGCAGCGCCGCCCCGGTCGCTTCGGCCCGCGGAGCGGGCGCGGGATCGGGCCGCCGCCCGCCGCCCGCCGGCGCGGGCGTCTCCGCCGCCGGCCCGGCGGCCGCCCCGGCGGTGCCGCGCGTGGATGCCGGCGGCTGCCCCGCGCCCTCGCGCTTCAGCCAGGCCAGCGCCTCCGCCGGTGTCGGCAGCCCCGCCGCATGGGCGAGGCGCAGCAGCGCCATCTCGGCGGCATCCATCGGCTGGGGGGCGGCGCGCACCTCCTCCAGCCCCTTGAGCAGCATCTGCCAGGCCCGCTGGAGCCGGGCCATGTCGAGATCGTCCACGAGCGCTTCCGCAAGCGCGCGCTCCGCCGGCCCGCGCAGGGGGTCCTTGAGGGCCGCGCGGGTAACCGAGATGCGGGCGAGCCACGCCAGCCCGTCCAGCAGGTCCGTCATCAGCAGCACCGGATCCTGTCCCGCGGATCTCAGGGCCGCCACGCGCTCCAGCACCTCCTCCGCGCGGCCCTTGAGCGCGGCGGCGAGCAGCTCGAGCACCGCCGCGTGGTCCGCAAGCCCCAGCATGCCGCGCACGGTTTCCTCGCCGATCCCGGCGCCAGAGAAGGCGATCGCCTGATCGAGCAGCGAGAGCGCATCGCGCACCGAGCCCTCCGAGACCCGGGCGATCACCGCCAGCGCCTCGTCGCTGACCGCGACCTCCTCGCGCGCGGCGATGTCCTTCAGATGCGCGATCAGCACGTCCGGCGGCACGCGCTTGAGATCGAAGCGCTGGCAGCGCGAGAGCACGGTCACCGGCACCTTGTGGATCTCGGTGGTGGCGAAGATGAAGATCACATGCTCCGGCGGCTCCTCCAGCGTCTTCAGGAGCGCGTTGAAGGCCGAGCGCGAGAGCATGTGCACTTCGTCGATGATGTAGACCTTGTG from Rhodothalassiaceae bacterium harbors:
- the YbaB gene encoding nucleoid-associated protein YbaB; the protein is MKNISQLLKAAQNAQARMAELQEELGRITVEGQAGGGMVRVQLTARGELKAVSIDPSLLKPEEREILEDLIVAAHQKARAAAEERMKAEMARLASEMGLPPGMGLPF
- the dnaX gene encoding DNA polymerase III subunit gamma/tau: MTADATGSYRVLARKYRPQRFAELVGQEAMVRTLANALRSGRVAHAYLLTGVRGVGKTTTARIIARALNCTGRDPAAGEIEPCGRCEACVAIAESRHVDVIEMDAASRTGVDDIREIIDSVAYAPVSARHKVYIIDEVHMLSRSAFNALLKTLEEPPEHVIFIFATTEIHKVPVTVLSRCQRFDLKRVPPDVLIAHLKDIAAREEVAVSDEALAVIARVSEGSVRDALSLLDQAIAFSGAGIGEETVRGMLGLADHAAVLELLAAALKGRAEEVLERVAALRSAGQDPVLLMTDLLDGLAWLARISVTRAALKDPLRGPAERALAEALVDDLDMARLQRAWQMLLKGLEEVRAAPQPMDAAEMALLRLAHAAGLPTPAEALAWLKREGAGQPPASTRGTAGAAAGPAAETPAPAGGGRRPDPAPAPRAEATGAALRKPAPDPDPATAADAAAAADPMPGTLAELVALFHAHGRGRLATLIKDRLRPVRLRPGLIVAGRLSEIGADDLREIRRLLGEWTGRAWQVVLSSEEDGAPSLREEEEAAQRALRERAMAHPVVKALFAAFPDARLVSVRAAGGSPEDPDRKERKPS